GAAGGCGGTGTTGCCCCCGAGGGAGCACCTGCACCCAACTTAGACAGCTCCTCGATGTTGCGCGAGAGCTCGGCCACGCGGGAAGACGTTTCCTTGGCCTGACGCTCCGTGGCGATCTTGTCTTCGCTGGCGGTCTGGCCGGGGGCCGTCGGTTTGGCCAAGGTCAGCTTGTCGGTCGCGGGTGCGGCGGGTTTGGCTTCTTTCACCTCCGTCTGCACTTGCCCAGCGGCTTGGCGGTCGGCGGCCGACACGCCGGCATCTGGCGCATTGCCGGCAAGGCGTCGACGGAACTCGTTGAAGTCGCGGCTTTGAGCGACGATGGTCTGGCGCGCCTCGGAGGCAGAGACGGCGCTGGCTTCGGCGGCGCTCGGGAGGTTCATGACCACCCCGGACTTCATGCGGTTGACGTTGCCTCCGATGAAGGCGTTGGGATTCTGCTGCAGCATCGCCACGAGCATCTGGTCCAGCGACACGGTGGCCGGTTTGTGGGCTGCTGCGATGGCGCCTGCGGTATCGCCCGATCGAACGCGCACTTGTCCGCCCTCTTGGCCACTCGGGTTGGGACTGGCGGGCGCGGGGGCTGGCGCTTGAGCCACGGGGGCAGGCGCAGGTACAGGTACGGGGGCTGGCCTGGGTGCCTGTGCCTGCGGTGGCGCGGTGTTGCGTGGGGCCGTTGGGCGTGCAGCGGGTGGCGTGGCTGGAGGCGTTGCGGCTGCGAGTCCAGGTGCCACGGGCGTTGGTGCCGGGCGGGTTTCCGCGCGCTGGGGCGGTGGATCGAACAGAAGGGTGTAGTCGCGGACGATGCGACCGGTAGACCAGTTGGCTTCGACGACCAGATCCACAAAGGGCTCGGTGATCGGCCGAGAGCCCGTCAAGCGCAGATAGGCTCGGCCGTCCGCGCGGCGTTGCAGGGTGATCTGCAGTGAAGCGATGGCCGCATTGACTTCGGCACCGGCCGCACGGAAGGTGTCGCCCGACGCCAGTCCTACGCGAAGACTGGCGGCTTCGGCGGCGTTGATGTCTGGAACATCAATCTCTGCGCGAAGCGGCTCGCCCAACGACGACTGCACGACCACGCGTCCCAGTGCCAGCGCCTGCGCATCGGGATGTTGTGCGAGGCCTGCGCAAAGCAACGCCGCGGCAGCGACCGCATGCAACCTCAAGAACCCGTTGCCTCCAGCACTTTGTTGCACTTTTTGGGGGGGTTGAGATGGGTTGTTGCGGGAGTTGGATGGCACTTTGACCTCGACATAGAAAACCGAGAATTGACCATAACATCAACGCATTACAGTGACAAGCTGAGATTCCGCTTGAGTTTCGCGGCCGACCTTTTGTCGACCGCGTGCTCTGCTTTTGCGTTGCAGAGGCGCAACGCGAGTTCAACAGCTTGTACCTCTGTCTCTATCGCCCGCGGTTCAAGCTTCGAGCAGGATACGAAGCATGCGGCGCAGCGGTTCGGCCGCGCCCCAAAGCAATTGGTCGCCAATGGTGAACGCGCCAAGATACTCCGGACCCATGGCCAGTTTGCGAAGACGTCCCACCGGGATGGTCATCGTGCCTGTGACGGACACGGGGGTCAGATCTTGCACGGTCGCTTCGCGCGTGTTCGGCACCACTTTGACCCAGGCGTTGTCGGCTGCGATCATGGCTTCGATGTCGGCCAGCGGCACGTCCTTCTTGAGCTTGAAGGTCAGGGCCTGGCTGTGGCAGCGCATGGCGCCCACACGGACGCAGAAACCATCGACCGGGATGGCCGGGGCGGTGAAGCCCTCGCCCATGCCGAGGATCTTGTTGGTTTCGGCCATGCCTTTCCATTCTTCCTTGGACATGCCGTTGCCCAGGTCCTTGTCGATCCAGGGGATCAGCGAGCCACCCAGCGGGACGCCGAAGTTGGCTGTCTCGGTACTGCTCAACGAGCGCTGCTTGGCGATGACCTTGCGGTCGATTTCCAGGATGGCGCTCTTGGGGTCATCCAGCAGGCTCTTCACCTCGGCATTGAGGGTGCCGTACTGGGTCAGCAGTTCGCGCATGTGTTGCGCGCCGCCGCCGGAAGCAGCCTGGTAGGTCTGCGTGCTCATCCATTCCACGAGACCCGCCTTGTACAGCGCGCCCACACCCATGAGCATGCAGCTCACGGTGCAATTGCCGCCGATCCAGTCCTTGCCACCGTGGCCGAGGGCATTCTGGATGACGGGGAGATTGACCGGGTCGAGAACGATGACCGCGTTCTTGTCCATGCGCAGCGTGGAGGCCGCATCGATCCAGTGGCCGTTCCAGCCCGCAGCGCGCAGCTTGGGGTAGACCTCGCTGGTGTAGTCACCGCCCTGGGCGGTGATGACAATGTCGCAGCGCTTGAGGGCTGCGATGTCGTGCGCGTCTTGCAGCTGGGTTTCGTTTTTCGCCATGGCAGGGGCTTTGCCGCCTGCGTTGGAGGTGGAGAAAAACAGCGGTTCGATCAAGTCAAAGTCGCTCTCCGCGACCATGCGGTCCATTAGCACGGAACCGACCATGCCGCGCCAGCCTACGAGTCCTACAAGTTTCATGTCAACGCCCTTTGGTAAAAAAACCGTTTTGCCCCGGCTCGTCGTGCCGGGTAGGGGCGTGACGAACCGGAGCTGGATCAGCCCTTAATGGTTTTGGTGATGGCGGCCACGACGGCGTCACCCATGCCACGGGTGCTGACCTTGGTCGTGCCTTCCGACCAGATATCGGTCGTGCGCAGACCAGACGCGAGCACATCGCTGACCGCACGTTCAATGCGGTCGGCGGCTTCGGTCTGGTTGAATGTGAATCTGAGCATCATGGCAGCGGACAGTATTGTAGCCAGAG
The sequence above is a segment of the Hydrogenophaga sp. BPS33 genome. Coding sequences within it:
- the asd gene encoding aspartate-semialdehyde dehydrogenase codes for the protein MKLVGLVGWRGMVGSVLMDRMVAESDFDLIEPLFFSTSNAGGKAPAMAKNETQLQDAHDIAALKRCDIVITAQGGDYTSEVYPKLRAAGWNGHWIDAASTLRMDKNAVIVLDPVNLPVIQNALGHGGKDWIGGNCTVSCMLMGVGALYKAGLVEWMSTQTYQAASGGGAQHMRELLTQYGTLNAEVKSLLDDPKSAILEIDRKVIAKQRSLSSTETANFGVPLGGSLIPWIDKDLGNGMSKEEWKGMAETNKILGMGEGFTAPAIPVDGFCVRVGAMRCHSQALTFKLKKDVPLADIEAMIAADNAWVKVVPNTREATVQDLTPVSVTGTMTIPVGRLRKLAMGPEYLGAFTIGDQLLWGAAEPLRRMLRILLEA